The Pseudomonadota bacterium sequence GGGCAACGACGGCAGCAGCGGCAACAGACCAAGCAGGGTCTGGGTTTCCTTGAAGCTGCGCGAGACCGTTGCGATGATCACCTGGATGGCCACCGCCAGCATCATGATCGGTACGCAAAGCAGGAAGATCAGCACGAAGTCGCCGAGCGGCGGATTGACCTTGATGTCAACGCCCATGTTCGCGATCAACGCAAAGATGACCTTGTAGGCGACCACGCCTGTCAGTACCGCCAGTGCCGTGAAGGCAAGCGAGGCCAGGTACTTGCCCACCATGAACTGCCAACGGGGCACGGGGTTTGTCAGCAGCGGCTCCAGCGAGCCGCGTTCGCGTTCGCCCGCCGTCGTGTCGATCGCCATGTAGACGCCGCCGATAAAGACGGTGAACATCAAGAACGGTGCCATCATGTTGAGGAAGATGCCGCCGATCGAGACGCTTGCCGCGACGTTGACGCTGTTGACCTCCAGCGGATAGGCGACTTCCGGTTCCACGTTGCGCGACACTAGGCGCTGTTCGGCCAAATGGCGGTTGAACCGGTCGATCAATTCCATGGTTCGGCTGATCGACATGATCGAACTGAGGCGTGACGTATCGACGATCAGCTCAATCTCGGTGGTCCGTTCGCTGTCCTGAAGCTCGCTGAAGTTGTTGGGAATGACCAGGATCGAGGGGTGCATGCCCTTGCGCACGGCTTCGGCAATGTCGTCGATGCCGGTCTCGACGATGTCGGAGCCTTGGGCGCGGATGAAATCGACGAAATCCGGCGCATGCTCGCTGCCCTTCGCCACAATGACATGATCGCCGACCTTTGGCGTCGACAGGCCCGGTGTCACCAGGATGATGAGCGCGCCGAGCAGAATCGGACCGATCAGCGGGTAAAGCAGCGACAGGATGGTGGAACGGCGATCGCGAAGATTGTCGGTCAGCTCCTTGCCGATAACGATGGAGATGCGTCTAAGCAACGGCTTTCTCCTTATCGTTTTCGCGCCGCATACGCTCCTCTTCGCGGGCGATCGACACAAAAACCTCT is a genomic window containing:
- a CDS encoding ABC transporter permease → MLRRISIVIGKELTDNLRDRRSTILSLLYPLIGPILLGALIILVTPGLSTPKVGDHVIVAKGSEHAPDFVDFIRAQGSDIVETGIDDIAEAVRKGMHPSILVIPNNFSELQDSERTTEIELIVDTSRLSSIMSISRTMELIDRFNRHLAEQRLVSRNVEPEVAYPLEVNSVNVAASVSIGGIFLNMMAPFLMFTVFIGGVYMAIDTTAGERERGSLEPLLTNPVPRWQFMVGKYLASLAFTALAVLTGVVAYKVIFALIANMGVDIKVNPPLGDFVLIFLLCVPIMMLAVAIQVIIATVSRSFKETQTLLGLLPLLPSLPGMILVFSPIQTKAWMMMIPTYGQTVLISQIVRGEEPSLANMLLASFTTALCAVFLCWLAAKFYDREQVAFAG